One genomic window of Bradyrhizobium sp. CCGE-LA001 includes the following:
- a CDS encoding DUF3072 domain-containing protein, with the protein MADNTQKDPKDWVSGDDPMTGAQESYLKTLAEQADEQPPEAELTKAEASELIDKMRQKAGLEK; encoded by the coding sequence ATGGCCGACAACACGCAGAAGGACCCGAAAGACTGGGTTTCCGGCGACGATCCGATGACCGGAGCCCAGGAGTCCTACCTTAAGACCCTCGCCGAGCAGGCCGACGAGCAGCCGCCCGAGGCCGAGCTGACCAAGGCGGAAGCCTCCGAGCTGATCGACAAGATGCGGCAAAAGGCCGGGCTGGAGAAGTGA
- a CDS encoding DUF2934 domain-containing protein, whose amino-acid sequence MSDLQQAIRERAYQLWMDGGAEHGHAERHWLEAQREILAASLGAVARVSKASSDKPKAKSAGSRKKRRAA is encoded by the coding sequence ATGTCAGATCTGCAACAAGCAATCCGCGAACGTGCTTACCAGCTTTGGATGGACGGCGGTGCCGAGCATGGCCACGCCGAAAGGCACTGGCTCGAAGCCCAGCGCGAGATCCTCGCAGCGTCACTCGGCGCGGTGGCGCGCGTCTCGAAGGCGAGCTCCGACAAACCGAAAGCGAAGTCTGCAGGTTCGCGGAAGAAGCGCCGCGCTGCCTGA